The following nucleotide sequence is from Microbulbifer sp. A4B17.
CCCAGCCATGCACCTATAACCTGCCCAGCCATCATCAAGATGCCTGCTACCCATAAAATTTGCCCAGCAAATAAGAATACAATTAAAGATGCGATGTTGGTGGAAAAATTGAGTGGTTTTGCGTTGGCAGTGGAGGTCAGTAGGTCTTGTCCCCGGCAGGCAACACCTGATAAAGCAAAAAATGACCCTGTCCCGGGACCAAACATACCATCGTAATAGCCAATAAGTGGGATTACTCCATATTGGTATTTCTTGTTTGAGATCTTGGGTTTATCACTACTATGTGTTAGTGATGGAGAAAAAATAAAGTAAATAGCGATAAATAGAAGAACGATAGGGATAATAAATGACAAAACATCAGTATTTATAAATTGCACTGCTATTGTACCCATGGTTGCGCCAATAAAGGCAAATAGCATTAGCTTTTTGATCCTATCCCAACTTATTTTTTTGTTTTTTAACATCATGTAGGTAGCTGTCGCAGTACCAATACTACCTTGCAATTTATTGGTGCCCAAAGCAGCTAGTGGCGGTACTCCACTAAGGATAAGGGCTGGTACGGTTATCAGACCACCACCGCCTGCCAGTGTATCAAGCAGACCTGCAATAATTGCAACGCAAAATAAAACAAATAGTAACTCTATAGAGAAGCTAGCGAACTCCAAGAAGGTATCTCCTTTCGCCCGGAATTAGTGGTAATTTTGTTAAATGCCAACAACAATTTATTGGCCGGTTTTTGCAGGGGTTCCTTATTTAATATGTTGAATTGCTTTCTTGCCACCATATCAGGAAATCCTCCCCTACTGAATATTGGGGCAGGGAGTGACGACTTTTTTTAATTCCTTGTTCCTGCTCCATCTCAGTTACTTTTAACTTGGCGGCTTCAAACCAAGCCTCAGGGTTGTAGAC
It contains:
- a CDS encoding TSUP family transporter; protein product: MEFASFSIELLFVLFCVAIIAGLLDTLAGGGGLITVPALILSGVPPLAALGTNKLQGSIGTATATYMMLKNKKISWDRIKKLMLFAFIGATMGTIAVQFINTDVLSFIIPIVLLFIAIYFIFSPSLTHSSDKPKISNKKYQYGVIPLIGYYDGMFGPGTGSFFALSGVACRGQDLLTSTANAKPLNFSTNIASLIVFLFAGQILWVAGILMMAGQVIGAWLGSHFLFKINPGYLRALVVLMCSGMLMKYAHSMGWIS